gtggcagggtgagtgacagggtcagatgtggggtgagagagggtgacagtgtgaggtggggtgacggtgtgtggggagtgacagggtaaggtgacagagtaaggtgggtgacatagtgtggggggtcacagggtgggtgacagagtaagaggtggggtgacaggtgaggtggcagggtgagaggggtgacaggtgaggtggcaaggtgagagggggtgacaggtggggtggcagggtgagtgacagggtcagatgtggggtgagatgggaggcagggtgaggggagtgacaggtggggtggcagggtgagagggggtaaccgggtgagagggggcgacaggtggggtggcatggtgacaggtggggtggcagggtgacaggagAGGTGGCAGGGTCAGATGTGcggtgagaggggaggaagggtgagggggtgacaggtggggtggcagggtgagagggggtgacagggtgagagggggtgacagtatgaggtggggtgacagtgtgtggggagtgacagggtgggtgacagtgtgggggtcacagggtgggtgacagagtaagaggtggggtgacagggtgagatggggtgaggggggggtcaaaatgtacctttttccctggtggtccggtgggatcaATCTGtctggatggctccctggtggtccagtgggctttccggtctgcagctccgccggatgcagagctgcagaccacatgggcaaagtctcgcgatctctattcagagcgttgccgtggtaacccgcggcaacgctctgattggctggagatcgcgagacctcagtctgtagctcacacccggcggagctgcagactgaggctggctctctccccgggcggactgacaggaggggcctcgcacccggcggcataccgggcaagccgccgggcccccacctgtgtcgggtcctcggtcatagaccgagaacccgacatgtcagtctgccctcaggcgatttaggcggccgcgaggcccctgactgcgcgaggccttaggcggccgcctaaatcgcctaattagagagccgcctctgagtgAGAGCAAACTCTATACACCGAATATAAAACAggtaaaatgtataaaacagGCAATGTTACCATATGTCTtgaatgtcctaaaaatataaaataaagaacatagtatagcctgcataaaataaacaaagtaaaataaatataaaattgcccactcacgtggtgctgagccgtaAACAGTGGCTCAGACTATATGCGCCTTATGAAATATTCCTGGAGACCGCAATGCTGGAAAAGCAGGTTAAGTTGATCACTGAAAAAAATCCCCTTGTATCAATTGATGAAAGCCAAGTCAGGAAGTACAGGAACAAACTTTATTTGCGTAAAATAGCATAAAATGGAATCTCCCAAATATATTGACCGttatggtctttatcaaagtgctcttttactttgtttattttatgcaggctatactatgttctttattttatatttttaggacattcaAGACATATGGTAACATTGCctgttttatacattttaccTGTTTTATATTCGGTGTATAGAGTTTGCTCTCACTATACTATTTATGCTATTTCATTATACATTTtctgtgtgatttggagtgatTCACACTTGGTGATTTGAGCACCTTTATCAATATTCTTCCTttctattattgtgttttacTTAGGCACTAATGCCACAATCCGTGCCCATTAATGTTAACGTACTGTACAAGTATTGTTATGACACTCACCACCaggtagatgaagccgccgtttagtgaataatccccttctccagaaatgcagatttAATCCAACTGATCGTCAAAACTCctgaacggagcatacgaactcggcaactcccgatcagcaaatcagtcgaactccttccacagctagaaataacgaaagcgctgtccaaATAATAattcccccacaaacgagaccaagctccgtcttgagggtcaaacaggaatgtgtttaatgggggctacctgcccggtatttatgcaggtctccacaaggtggacactcccctaggggaccttgtggaagactgtaaaacatattggacagtagccaatcgcagtggcttcaacataagcccttcccatcttacccataaatccttcttctctatcccggagataattgggaagaaacctaattatctcccaggatagagacaatcgccattttaaaatacaataagaaaaatacagtaaaatacataactgaagaaataccgaataaatatggttcgtgtaacgtatccccagatagcctgaatctgagtgcatatttctaccgaatagcgctcagatccgatgtacctagttcaatcgccatggagtcaaagtctttcacaagtccttcggtatacgaatgactccatgggacggctatctgggtaaagtccatacgaattttagaaactcccgaactgaccggtgttcgtacgcctcgacgaaatagaaggcgggcggcaactaccagcggtgttcggtagataaagtgtcaatttttagttccataggatttgcaccgaacaccgctgattctccttgtgtcccaaaatggccgccgcctcatggtcggcatacgaacgacgaccacccgtacgaatgaaatggagaggtgtctgcggttaaccacaatgttctgattggggccaagaggttaaccagcagcacactcctctcctgggtggccgtctgttcggtTGTTTCAATCGGTGTTCCAGAATCAcatgaacaggggcatacggacaggaaatccagcgaaaataaaggcaaacagacgaaccagcaatacaagtcTATACAGATGAATCTGTCACAAGTGTCTCACATTCATTTCGATAAGTGAAGCAAAGCATATGCATGTGACCCTGTGTGATACATTTTCAGTTCTTCTCCCATTGGTTTCATACAATGAACTCCAGCTAGTTGAAGTATGAATCATTCTTTCATAAGTACTGTATAATAAATAGACACCGAGTGGCATCCTGCACAGTGTGTCCTATTTATGAGCAGAATAGTATGGATAAGATCAGATAAATACTGACCAATGAAACTAGCCAAAGTTTTAGAATAAACAAGCATTGGACTGAGCATGCTCAAAGTATTTATTGGGCTCTCCTGTTCACAAATATGACCTCTTTCTGGAGATGGAGTTAAGTGTTACATGTCTCTATAAATGATGCCAAGGGCATCAGCTCCATCTTAGTACACAGTTATAGTAGAAATTGAGGCCATAACTCCAACCCTTGAAGTGTGGACAGCTACAATAGGAGAAGTTGGTGGTGAAGAGCAGGTGAGTGACTTTCCCCTAGGCCCTTAAGACCGAGACAATGGGGAATGACTATTTATATCCGACTGTATCTCCTCAATAATTATCTCATGTAAGAGTGTCATGGGCTAGAAATGATGAGCCTACTAATATTTggggttttcttttgttttagattttgtTTTAGGTCTTGGTCTATCGGgtgtttattttctttgtatCTTTTACTTATCATTTTAGAATCATGGGTTTGCTTTTCCTCTTGCTTCTATTTTGATATTTGGATACTTAAAACTTTGATTGTatcaagaatagaaaaaaaaaaacatcctttcaTCCCAGTGTAGTAGTACATATATAGAACGAGTCTGGAAAATGGGTACCTAGAGGCTTCTGCTGAAtcactttttgattttttttgaaaTTTTGCATGACATTCTTGGATATACTCTATCCCAGGTTCATCCACTCTTCTCAGACAGTTCCTCTGGTTGAGGATGTTCTATGGACCTGATGCTTTGTATCTCCTTCTTCTATATGAATGTTGTTTGGCCTTTCCCACATTCTCCTTCTCTTTACACAATCTACTCTGATTTACTTAAGGGCACTTACTCTGCTCTTTTTTTGTCAACTTTCTTCCTTTTTATTATCTACGTTAACTTTCTGCTGCCATTTTATGTCCTTTTTTCTAGATCTGTCTCCTTCTTAGCATAATCAAGCCGAACACTGTTCTTGTCTGTTGTGTTCCTGCCTTATTTTACCcactgtgtcttgatttacaattTGTTTCCTCTCTTTTTAATATAGTTACTCTTTCCTGTTTCACAAATTTTATGGAGGCTCAAATCTCACTGTCATATCTTCAGTCGATGGGTTATTCTCCGGAGACAGTTTTCTTAAATGACCCAAAATGTCGTCCGCGGGTTATTTCAGGATGGCTGGAGTTTCATGTTCCCTATCAGGGATGTCTAACGGTGGAACAGGTAGGTAGTTGAATATAACTATGATGTATACTAGTGATAAAATAGACACTTCACAGTACATATCTGATCCGTAACATAGCACAACGGTTCAACAAGTATTTTATGCTTCAAACTGCGTAGACAAACATTTTgtccaaaacaaacaaataatgaaCTGGCtagttaacaacaaaaaaataaaataaaatataatcttcagatatgaagaaaataaaaatattagcagtTTCAAATATGATTGTACAGAACTTGAGAAAAGAGCAGCTTTGAGAATCAGCGGTCATAGGTATACAATTTTATAGGATTTGGTTTTACAGAGTAATCACAGATAGTCATGAAGTTAGACAATCCTAAACGTAAATTGTTTAAATTTAATAATGCTCATTTTATGCAGAAGCACCACTCTGATAATGTAGATGCCCATAGGACCTACTCTGTGTAGCATATGCCAAATGCTAAAGCCTTATTATAGATGTCCTGCTCACATGAAGCTGAAGACTCTGCATATGCCCACAAATGCTAAACACAATGCTTGGACAAATGGAGAGACTCTATAATTCAAGTGCCTTGGATCACTTTATAAGGATGGGCCTCAGAGTAGGGTTTGATGGGTCAATAACATATTATTAATGAACCAACtttaatgatattacatacaatgaatgcttaacgtatggagatttgtttgacttgTTACGGAAGATGACACCTTTTAAATATCCAATTTAAATTTGCCGCCTCACAAACTCAGGTTCTTccgattgcattgttcataacattagttcaTGTTTGAGGCTCTAACGCTCAAATTTCTGACCAATAACTTTCTGCGAGGTCAGCCCGCACCCAATGTTGCATTTGGTAGGGTGCAATTGGCGCTGATGAATTATCCGTGGATTTTCTGTACCACAGTAATGGGAGTTTTCTTACAGATTAagctatttaaattaaaatgagcTTTGTCGGACATGATTAGTTGATGAATAAATGAATTGTTTTCTTTGGCTAATTCGTTGTTCTTTCGTGAAAAAAACCATGATGAATCTCGCAAGACTCAGGTATAATGTTATTTACTTGTCAAATCCTACTCGGAATTTTGCCCATCCCTGTATAACTGTGCAATGATGGGAATATTGCCTCCTCATGGTGCTTATTTAAAAGGTGGATAACAGTGacatatatatgttttgaaatacGACGCTTCTAACTGTATAtttgacgtttttttttttccaaaaacagGCAGAAACTGATACAATCAGTTACACAAACAAGCTATGGGCTTATGCAGCTGAACCAGTGATAACTCATAGAAAAAAACTCAGTCTTAccctaaaatgtgaaatgtatCAGGAAGCCATGGTGGACACAATATACCATGCAGACGATACCATTGAGAATACCTTAACGCAATATGGCCTCTTCTCAGCTAACCTGACTTTCTTTCAGTCAGCAAGCTTTCTTTACCCAGTACTCCAGTATCCATATTATATCCAACACAATCAGGATTTGTACCTCCAAGCTTCACTTATCACCTCCGACCCATCGTTAATTTTGTTTGTGGAAACATGTGTGGCTTCTCCTGACCGCCTTAACTTTTCAAGAAATATTTACTACATAATTCATAATGGGTAAGACACGTTTTAAGATCATGTCATTAGGCTCTAAACCAGGCATCATGATAGCACAAAAGTTTCATAAGCTTGTTCCAACATGGATATTGGAAGTGCCCGGGTTCCCCCTTCCCCACATTGTAAgtatttagaatggtttgactcttACCTGTTCCTTGCCTCCTCTTAGCTTCCAGGAAAGCACTCCCGAGCTTAGACTGGTAGTGCAGTCAGGCTTAGCACAAAGAGCCCGAAGCTCTCTGTTTGAAGTAGTGGAGACAGGGAGCGGTGGCTTGCAGATCCCATTTATGGAGGCAGACCTTCAgtaccaatcagtatctcctcatagagattaatcgaatcgatgcatctctatgaggaacattcagcacctccatgcagagcgtggagaccctgaatgtaggtgctgcacacggTGCAGCGCTAACATAGGAAGCACTTATAGTGGCCATCTGTGTgaatgccactagaggtgttactgggCAGCAATgtacacactgtcttttctctgaataggcagtgtttatattgaaaagcctgcagggacatgctatagacaccagaaccactacattaagctgtagtgttcctttaacagttttGATTATTAACCCTGCTATTATCGAAATTGCTCACCAGTGGAGTAACTACAGTGAGAACAGGCATTGAAACTGTGGCTCAAATCCAAACTTCTGAGCGACCATGTGGCTCTGCACCTCAATCTGCAATCTACTGTTATTGAGCAGGAAATTAACTTTTCACTACTCCCTTTATAGCTGAGCCCTAGTAGTCATTGTGGTCAAGGGATAAGCCATCATTCATTACTATATGGTACAACATTACATGCGGAGCACAAGACTGAGTAGATGGTCATTGGCTGTTGGGTTAATAGATTTCTGACCCCTGGTTTTAACAGATCATTGTTAATAGCAATCACACCACACCATTAGATAAAATCATCTCACTGTTAATTATTTCAGAGTcacattattttgaaaaaaaaaagattaacccATTAAATAGTAAATTCATTTTTGATATTTCAGGTGTAGCAGAGCCCCTGGCTATCGGACATATTATTCCTCCTCTCAAAGCACAGTCCGCTTTGGATTCAGAGCCTTTAGTTTCCTGCGACAAGATTCCATTGTGTACCTTCGATGTAAACTAATTGTCTGTAAGCAGTACAGTTATCCATCTCGCTGCAGCCAGGGATGTATCAAGAGGCACAAGAGAGACGCCCAATTATCTCATGAAGAAGTGTATGTTGTAGCAGGACCAGTGGAACTTGTGCAATAGAAGAACAAAACCAAGTTATATGTTCTTTCTGAATATTATATCTGCTAATTACTAGATCCATAGGAATGTGTGTTAATTCACGCTTTCACTTGTAATGTAAaatgtcaagagaattgttttcCAAATTTCATGTATCTCAaatctcaaaatataaaatatataaaatgttacacAATATTGCACTTTATGTAT
The DNA window shown above is from Pelobates fuscus isolate aPelFus1 chromosome 10, aPelFus1.pri, whole genome shotgun sequence and carries:
- the LOC134575577 gene encoding deleted in malignant brain tumors 1 protein-like; its protein translation is MAIELRSDSIARGTVVLAKYRTRSAITDIPVNCGEILTDLNGMISFSPSKSSSDEAYYCVWFIHVHNNYKIQLYFTDFVMLDFLSCNSSSLLVYDGTPLGSHILGQLCKTPERRFISTSNSISIVYSSRDSIRRNGSWPGLTFRATYSSILPNNQSVTLSCFTNFMEAQISLSYLQSMGYSPETVFLNDPKCRPRVISGWLEFHVPYQGCLTVEQAETDTISYTNKLWAYAAEPVITHRKKLSLTLKCEMYQEAMVDTIYHADDTIENTLTQYGLFSANLTFFQSASFLYPVLQYPYYIQHNQDLYLQASLITSDPSLILFVETCVASPDRLNFSRNIYYIIHNGCSRAPGYRTYYSSSQSTVRFGFRAFSFLRQDSIVYLRCKLIVCKQYSYPSRCSQGCIKRHKRDAQLSHEEVYVVAGPVELVQ